The following are encoded in a window of Methanobrevibacter ruminantium M1 genomic DNA:
- the pyrH gene encoding UMP kinase codes for MRIVVAIGGSILLKTYDAQRFQEYSDILKDLSNEHEIFIVVGGGKPAREYIGVARDLGAGEAKCDDLGIEVTRVNAKLLLLALGDYAYQKVPHNFNEAQEYSASGKIVVMGGTEPAHSTDAVSAILAEFVQADMLINLTSVDGMYTKDPNKFDDAELISEITATDMMDFIRNQDVKAGTYEFFDFTAIQMIKRSNLETVIANGFEPQNLIKAINGEKIGTRVISD; via the coding sequence ATGAGAATTGTAGTGGCTATTGGCGGATCCATACTATTAAAGACTTATGATGCACAAAGATTTCAAGAGTATTCAGACATTCTAAAGGACTTAAGCAATGAACATGAGATATTCATTGTAGTAGGGGGAGGAAAACCTGCAAGGGAGTATATTGGAGTTGCACGTGATCTTGGAGCCGGAGAGGCAAAATGCGATGACCTTGGAATAGAAGTCACAAGAGTCAATGCTAAGCTTCTATTGCTTGCTCTTGGAGACTATGCTTATCAAAAGGTTCCTCATAACTTTAATGAAGCTCAGGAATACTCTGCAAGCGGAAAGATAGTTGTTATGGGAGGAACCGAACCTGCACACAGTACAGATGCAGTATCTGCAATATTAGCCGAATTCGTTCAAGCCGACATGCTTATCAACCTAACTTCAGTTGACGGAATGTATACCAAGGACCCTAATAAATTCGATGATGCAGAGCTCATTTCAGAGATTACAGCTACAGACATGATGGATTTCATTAGAAACCAGGATGTAAAGGCCGGAACATATGAATTCTTTGACTTTACTGCAATTCAAATGATAAAGCGTTCCAATCTAGAGACTGTAATAGCCAATGGATTCGAACCTCAAAACCTAATCAAAGCGATTAATGGTGAAAAGATAGGAACAAGAGTCATATCTGATTAG
- a CDS encoding TatD family hydrolase, which translates to MTGLIDIGLNLMHRSFDKNREEIINNAISNGVSQFVITGTSVKSSKIALNYAKDEKWNGILFSTAGVHPHDAKTCNEKTLDALKEFAKNDCVVAIGECGLDYNRNYSPQDVQREWFENQVKLAQELDMPLFLHEREAHEDMVKILSKYPEMCEKACVHCFTGTKEEAEKYLELGCYIGVTGWICDERRGQSLQEAVTVIPPEKMMIETDAPFLIPRNFPKKPKSNKNKPEYLPHILNTIAEYKECDSAELGEAVSKTTREFFKI; encoded by the coding sequence ATGACCGGATTAATTGACATAGGCCTTAATTTGATGCACAGATCATTTGATAAAAACAGGGAAGAGATTATCAATAATGCAATATCCAATGGAGTGAGCCAGTTTGTAATAACTGGAACAAGCGTTAAATCAAGCAAGATTGCCTTAAACTATGCAAAGGATGAGAAATGGAATGGAATACTCTTTTCAACTGCAGGGGTACACCCTCATGATGCAAAGACCTGCAATGAGAAAACCCTTGATGCATTGAAGGAATTTGCTAAAAACGATTGCGTTGTAGCCATTGGAGAATGTGGACTTGACTATAACAGAAACTACTCTCCACAGGATGTTCAAAGGGAATGGTTTGAAAATCAGGTGAAATTAGCCCAAGAGCTTGACATGCCATTGTTTCTCCATGAAAGGGAAGCCCATGAGGATATGGTTAAGATTTTATCAAAATATCCTGAGATGTGCGAGAAGGCTTGCGTTCACTGCTTTACCGGAACAAAGGAAGAGGCAGAAAAGTACCTTGAATTGGGATGTTATATTGGAGTTACCGGCTGGATCTGCGATGAGAGAAGAGGACAGTCACTTCAGGAAGCTGTTACAGTCATTCCACCTGAAAAGATGATGATTGAGACTGATGCTCCGTTTCTTATTCCAAGGAACTTTCCAAAAAAGCCTAAATCAAATAAGAACAAGCCGGAATATTTGCCTCATATCCTAAATACAATTGCAGAGTATAAGGAATGTGATAGCGCAGAGCTAGGTGAGGCTGTAAGCAAGACAACAAGAGAGTTTTTCAAGATATGA
- a CDS encoding chitobiase/beta-hexosaminidase C-terminal domain-containing protein — MSLNKLKIGRVFICLFILVFISCSINCVFAVDDLAFNDTYYSDLDSVNGDYSGFLSEGDFNGGSSVVVDGEIDSSPIANNKKNSSFALTSKKDSSSPSISTSSKNNKNNKNTSSLKENKTAAPSSQRVFYDRDIVSDEDVIGPGHENLDWINLTHVDDSLFSDNSKEDGAKGSKIATTIVASNLVKYYLNASQLNVGLKDSNGNYLSGKTINFTVGSASYIRTTNSSGRCSLTINLMPGVYTFTIRFLGDSSYSPSSKNVNVTVLKMPTSITASNLVKYYHNSSSLIATLKDTHGNPLSNMTVTFKMGSNNYNRTTNTNGKATLALNMIPGNFSVKISFTHPRYITSSKNVTVTVLSMPTSISASNLNMTYGDGSYLNATLKDAHNNPLSNKTIHYKLNNTIYNRTTNNNGQTSLIININPGTYQFNIYFNENYYQNSNKTATVTVNGIPNSIIASNLVAYVNESPTIVATLKDANNNPLSNKNLTFNRTGTLTNILTNANGQATYNLNGCTGNFNIKITFNTTGYAFSSKTVNVNIKFWPSTITANGATTYFTDTVQLSACLKGENNTPLANKNVKITYANKNITRTTNSAGNVYYDFNENVGTYNVNFSFKENYYQNASKTVTVTVNKMPTSITASNLNITYQDGSSLIATLKDSHGNPIANKTVNFKMETNNYNRTTDANGRATLALNMIPATFNVNITFSHPSYQTSSKSVTVTVNPISNSIIASNLVAYVNESPTIVATLKDANNNPLSNKNLTFNRTGTLTNILTNANGQATYNLNGCTGNFNVKITFNTTGYAITSKTVSVNIKFWPSTITANGATTYFTDTVQLSACLKGENNTPLANKNIKITYGNKNITRTTNSAGNVYYDFNENVGTYNVNFSFNQNYYQNASKTVTVTVNKMPTSITASNLNMTYQDGSSLIATLKDAHGNPIANKTVNFKMETNSYNRTTDANGRATLTLNMIPATFNVNITFSHPSYQTSSKSVTVTVNEIATNLAVSNLNMIYMDGSHLAATLTDGNNNPLANKTIIYTLGNVNYNYTTNNSGQTSLMIHLNPGTYQFTVQFSESHYQSAIKTVTVTVNPISNSIIANNLLAYVNESPHILASLKDSNNNPIINKTLVFNRSGNITNIITNANGQASYNLNGCTGNFNVTITFNATGYAFSSKTVNVNIKFYPSIISANGATDYYGNTIHLSASLKGENNTPLANRTVHISYANKNITRTTDSAGNIYYDFREIPGIYNVCFNFNQNYYQNASKTVSVVVLNPPSPNVNVSSGFYNVSYLLINVSSNISGGILYSSLDNGTTWYTGEDNICFNLTEGNWSVCSYYSLNGFNSSIVYNNFIIDGSAPLVWASNGSGFYKRSLDVNLTSLDIVDKNPVIYYTLDGSLPNNLSAIYTGPIHITSNYGLTKLQFYGVDRFGHNSSIVCVNYFHGNYVANLNSGKYFDSVQDAIDDMDTINGDVIEVNKDLSGACDLNKSVYLRSSCLNNFTWSQPNIVIHSNNSVIEGFDFDGSSMHSVILAGVSNCVIMNNRFSVVEYGIWSSLSGYNNVIMNNNFSSYGLSISFIYLSPIYGGENTYLIKDNIFNHSRCGICLESSLNSIISGNVFIGSNYGLKINGNNNSVVYNNLSFNSYAVCCFGDDNTLMYNNIVNNVYGIYGDYSNLTVNFNRFYNNSAFGLYASGGPINACNNWWGHNNLSVSEDYGFDICLQTDNIDYSSYIILKNYKSYFELRNNFIDNVSCVVDLNWNNLKEYVGEFIDGVNVKFVDMKTGPYPHWIAIESGQALYKTSCVNQVNNVIISLDDEIQTLNYSSFSSSVRFYINTTGFISNNSGNLDNFVANENGSYFTFDVILDHDVDWVSYVWRNIGDFKSELDLIVDGDIVSTSVVESSFYRNNLNNISSNVFDAILLYNDWYYSRLNWAKAVVYVYLSLEYNTTDLNDVQYIYSNVNWGCLSPERKNQLLNDHNITFNDALWNLIQNSYNLSDEDVIFIKNHHKSFNDSVCVSAHYYGNDNEIINLNNINNNTLAYSGGMVIGSWKAPIMYVDGSYQHFIGNNSDNSTDIFTYYHNYGNGSIDWAYSTNYGNLTNGTYDGLMTFTFANDKVNGSVLNHYLSEKNRTDVNGSLVYSNGFMKAAYGSFLEGLLVIYMDDLVADLVSSRYNASWERVSPMVMSVRDDHGRLVMSGESDFYFGRKLLCDDENIIKSFYFACSSVFSSIEHYVHQTLFPDRIGYGVTVDLGRLLADGECLSIVDEGRFIYICPNESDEIYYLCFDKLTGILMDASILGNDAYCYSNQQTEWAFTLGEELIDNCDLIWDYLNGLDVDICALNVSTQDMLKVCYGFNILSDLFTCALLSEVNILIESIGLEESFNAIVPLVGVLVSSLENIGSYVLDEYLSNPKFLSGVVGGLLFEAGMIATCTGVGAPVGLALMGAGTICTAYSSGLIDYNDNDGIYFNTTLENQANFGFSMSCNLISGGIGGLASSSAFKATGSEVIQIASKNAVIDSKGFYTTTISTKYVAYEGSSNTVSRYVINRMVNSQNPSKKIFILKGCRNILDSLMQDCIWEERNNLLIK, encoded by the coding sequence GTGAGTTTAAATAAACTTAAGATTGGTAGAGTTTTTATTTGTCTTTTTATTTTAGTTTTTATTTCTTGTTCAATTAATTGTGTTTTTGCAGTTGATGATTTAGCTTTCAATGATACATATTATTCTGATTTAGATTCTGTTAATGGGGATTATTCAGGTTTTCTTAGTGAAGGAGACTTTAATGGAGGCTCTTCTGTGGTTGTTGATGGTGAAATTGACTCCTCTCCAATTGCCAATAATAAAAAGAATTCTTCATTTGCCCTTACTAGCAAAAAGGATTCATCTTCACCTTCTATTTCCACATCATCAAAAAACAATAAAAACAATAAAAACACTTCTTCTTTAAAGGAAAACAAGACCGCCGCCCCATCTTCACAACGTGTATTTTATGACCGCGACATAGTGTCTGATGAAGATGTAATCGGACCTGGTCATGAAAACTTGGACTGGATTAACCTAACACATGTCGACGACAGCCTATTTTCAGATAATTCAAAGGAAGATGGAGCAAAAGGCAGCAAGATTGCCACCACCATTGTCGCAAGCAACCTAGTTAAATATTATCTCAATGCCAGCCAACTAAATGTCGGCTTGAAAGACTCCAACGGCAATTACCTCTCCGGAAAAACAATCAATTTCACAGTAGGCAGCGCTTCATACATACGCACCACCAACTCATCAGGCAGATGCTCCCTAACAATCAACCTAATGCCTGGCGTCTATACTTTCACAATCAGATTCCTAGGAGACTCCTCATATTCCCCAAGCAGCAAAAATGTCAACGTCACAGTCCTAAAGATGCCCACAAGCATCACAGCAAGCAACCTGGTGAAATACTATCACAATTCAAGCAGCCTAATCGCCACATTAAAGGACACACATGGCAACCCCCTATCCAACATGACAGTAACATTCAAAATGGGATCAAACAACTATAACCGCACCACCAACACAAACGGAAAAGCCACACTAGCACTAAATATGATCCCAGGAAACTTCTCCGTAAAAATAAGCTTCACCCACCCAAGATACATAACATCCAGCAAAAACGTAACCGTCACAGTCTTAAGCATGCCTACCAGCATAAGCGCAAGCAACCTAAACATGACCTATGGAGACGGCAGCTACCTAAACGCCACATTAAAGGACGCCCATAACAACCCATTATCAAACAAAACAATCCATTACAAACTAAACAACACCATATATAACCGAACTACCAATAATAACGGTCAAACATCCCTAATAATCAACATAAACCCTGGAACTTACCAATTCAATATCTATTTCAACGAAAACTATTACCAAAACTCCAATAAAACAGCCACAGTAACAGTCAACGGCATACCCAACAGCATAATCGCCAGCAACCTAGTGGCATATGTCAACGAATCACCAACTATAGTCGCAACCTTAAAGGACGCAAACAACAACCCTTTATCAAATAAGAATCTGACATTTAACAGAACAGGCACACTAACAAACATCTTAACCAATGCCAACGGCCAAGCCACATACAACCTAAACGGCTGCACAGGCAATTTCAACATAAAAATCACATTCAATACAACCGGCTACGCATTCAGCAGTAAAACAGTAAATGTAAACATAAAATTCTGGCCATCCACAATCACTGCCAATGGTGCCACAACATACTTTACAGACACAGTACAGCTCTCAGCTTGCCTAAAAGGAGAAAACAACACCCCTCTAGCAAACAAGAATGTCAAAATCACATATGCCAATAAGAACATAACTCGAACCACAAACAGCGCAGGAAATGTCTATTATGACTTTAACGAAAATGTAGGCACTTACAATGTAAACTTTAGCTTTAAAGAGAACTATTACCAAAATGCTTCAAAAACAGTCACAGTCACAGTCAATAAGATGCCAACCAGCATCACTGCAAGCAATCTAAACATTACATATCAAGACGGCAGCAGCCTAATCGCAACACTAAAGGACAGCCACGGCAACCCAATAGCCAACAAGACAGTCAATTTCAAAATGGAAACAAACAACTATAACAGAACTACAGATGCCAACGGAAGGGCAACTCTAGCATTGAATATGATTCCAGCCACATTTAATGTAAATATCACATTCTCCCACCCATCATATCAAACATCAAGCAAATCAGTAACAGTAACAGTAAACCCTATCTCCAACAGCATAATCGCCAGCAACCTAGTGGCATATGTCAACGAATCACCAACTATAGTCGCAACCTTAAAGGATGCAAACAACAATCCCTTATCAAATAAGAATCTGACATTTAACAGAACAGGCACGCTAACAAACATCTTAACCAATGCTAATGGCCAAGCCACATACAACCTGAATGGCTGCACAGGCAATTTCAATGTAAAAATCACATTCAATACAACCGGTTATGCCATAACGTCAAAGACAGTAAGCGTAAACATAAAATTCTGGCCATCCACAATCACTGCCAATGGTGCCACAACATACTTTACAGACACAGTACAGCTCTCAGCTTGCCTAAAAGGAGAAAACAACACCCCTCTAGCAAACAAGAATATTAAAATTACATACGGCAATAAGAACATAACCCGAACCACAAACAGCGCAGGAAATGTCTATTATGACTTTAACGAAAACGTAGGCACTTACAATGTCAATTTCAGTTTTAACCAAAACTATTATCAAAATGCCTCAAAAACAGTCACAGTCACAGTCAATAAGATGCCAACCAGCATCACCGCAAGCAATCTAAACATGACATATCAAGACGGCAGCAGCCTAATCGCAACACTAAAGGACGCCCACGGCAACCCAATAGCCAACAAGACAGTCAATTTCAAAATGGAAACAAACAGCTATAACAGAACTACAGATGCCAACGGAAGGGCAACTCTAACATTGAATATGATTCCAGCCACATTTAACGTAAATATCACATTCTCCCACCCATCATATCAAACATCAAGCAAATCAGTTACAGTCACTGTTAATGAGATAGCAACCAATCTTGCAGTAAGCAATCTAAATATGATCTATATGGACGGCAGTCATCTAGCCGCCACTCTAACCGATGGCAATAACAATCCTTTAGCCAATAAGACAATCATTTATACCTTAGGCAATGTAAATTATAATTACACCACTAATAATAGCGGTCAAACCAGCTTAATGATTCATTTAAATCCCGGCACTTATCAGTTTACAGTCCAGTTCAGCGAAAGTCATTACCAATCAGCTATAAAAACAGTGACAGTAACTGTAAACCCTATTTCCAATAGCATCATTGCCAACAATCTGCTTGCTTATGTCAACGAGTCCCCACATATTCTTGCAAGCCTAAAAGACAGCAACAATAATCCTATAATCAATAAGACTTTAGTATTTAACAGATCAGGCAACATAACTAACATCATAACCAATGCCAACGGCCAAGCAAGCTACAATCTTAACGGATGCACTGGCAATTTCAATGTGACAATCACATTTAATGCCACAGGCTATGCATTCAGCTCAAAAACGGTAAATGTTAACATAAAGTTCTATCCATCAATCATATCAGCTAATGGTGCAACAGACTATTATGGCAATACCATTCATCTGTCTGCATCTCTTAAAGGAGAAAATAACACTCCTCTTGCAAATAGAACTGTTCATATTTCTTATGCCAATAAGAACATTACCCGCACAACAGACAGTGCAGGCAACATCTATTATGATTTTAGAGAGATTCCAGGAATCTATAATGTCTGTTTTAATTTTAATCAGAATTATTATCAGAACGCTTCAAAAACAGTTAGCGTAGTTGTCCTTAATCCGCCATCTCCTAATGTTAATGTAAGCAGCGGTTTTTATAATGTCTCTTATTTGCTAATTAATGTGTCCTCTAATATTTCTGGAGGAATTTTATATTCTAGTTTGGATAATGGAACCACTTGGTATACTGGAGAAGACAATATCTGTTTCAATTTAACAGAAGGCAATTGGTCTGTCTGTTCTTACTATTCTTTAAATGGTTTCAATAGTTCTATTGTTTATAATAATTTTATTATTGATGGTAGTGCTCCTTTAGTTTGGGCAAGCAATGGATCTGGGTTTTATAAACGTTCTTTAGATGTTAATTTAACAAGTTTGGATATTGTAGATAAGAATCCTGTCATATATTACACTTTGGACGGTAGCTTGCCTAATAATCTAAGTGCTATTTATACTGGCCCAATACATATTACCAGTAATTATGGCCTAACAAAATTACAGTTCTATGGTGTTGATAGATTTGGACATAATAGTTCTATTGTTTGTGTGAATTATTTCCATGGAAATTATGTGGCTAATTTGAATAGTGGAAAATATTTTGATAGTGTACAAGATGCTATTGATGATATGGACACTATAAATGGTGATGTTATTGAAGTTAATAAGGATTTATCTGGAGCTTGTGATTTGAATAAAAGTGTCTATTTGCGCTCTTCATGTCTAAATAATTTTACTTGGAGTCAGCCGAATATAGTTATTCATAGCAATAATTCTGTTATTGAGGGTTTTGATTTTGATGGAAGTTCTATGCATTCTGTTATTTTAGCAGGTGTTTCTAATTGTGTTATAATGAACAATAGATTTTCCGTTGTTGAATATGGTATTTGGTCTTCCTTAAGTGGTTATAATAATGTTATTATGAACAATAATTTTTCTTCTTATGGTTTGTCAATTTCATTCATTTATTTGTCTCCTATATATGGTGGAGAGAATACTTATCTAATTAAAGATAATATTTTTAATCATTCACGATGTGGAATATGCTTAGAATCTTCTTTGAATTCTATTATTAGTGGCAATGTTTTCATAGGTTCTAATTATGGTTTAAAAATTAACGGAAACAATAATTCCGTAGTTTATAATAATTTAAGTTTTAATTCTTATGCGGTTTGTTGTTTTGGAGACGATAATACATTAATGTATAATAATATTGTTAATAATGTTTATGGAATTTATGGAGATTATTCAAACTTGACTGTAAATTTTAATCGTTTTTATAATAATAGTGCTTTCGGCCTTTATGCATCTGGAGGTCCAATTAATGCTTGTAATAATTGGTGGGGTCATAATAATCTTTCTGTAAGCGAGGATTATGGATTTGATATTTGTCTTCAAACAGACAATATTGACTATAGTAGTTACATAATTTTAAAAAATTACAAATCCTATTTTGAATTAAGAAATAATTTTATAGATAATGTTTCTTGTGTTGTTGATTTAAATTGGAATAATTTAAAGGAGTATGTGGGAGAGTTTATTGATGGGGTAAATGTTAAGTTTGTTGATATGAAAACGGGGCCTTATCCTCATTGGATTGCTATTGAATCTGGTCAAGCATTATATAAAACTTCATGTGTAAATCAGGTTAATAATGTTATTATTAGTTTGGATGATGAGATTCAAACTTTAAATTATTCCAGTTTTTCCTCTTCGGTAAGGTTTTATATAAACACTACAGGTTTCATAAGCAATAATAGCGGAAATTTGGATAATTTTGTTGCGAACGAAAATGGATCTTATTTTACTTTTGATGTTATTTTAGATCATGATGTCGATTGGGTCAGTTATGTTTGGAGAAATATTGGTGATTTTAAATCTGAATTGGACTTGATTGTTGATGGGGATATTGTTTCCACATCAGTTGTGGAGAGTTCATTTTATAGGAATAATTTAAATAATATCTCAAGCAATGTTTTTGATGCAATATTGTTATATAATGATTGGTATTATAGTCGTTTAAATTGGGCTAAGGCAGTTGTGTATGTTTATCTTTCTTTGGAGTATAATACTACTGATCTTAATGATGTTCAATACATTTATAGTAATGTTAATTGGGGATGTTTAAGTCCTGAAAGGAAGAATCAACTGTTAAACGATCATAATATTACTTTTAATGATGCATTATGGAATTTAATACAGAACTCCTATAACTTGTCAGATGAGGATGTGATTTTTATTAAAAATCATCATAAATCTTTCAATGATTCTGTTTGCGTTTCTGCTCATTATTATGGAAATGATAATGAGATAATAAATTTAAATAATATAAATAATAATACATTAGCTTATTCCGGAGGTATGGTAATTGGCTCGTGGAAGGCACCTATTATGTATGTTGATGGTTCTTATCAACATTTTATAGGTAATAACTCGGACAATAGTACGGATATTTTTACTTATTATCATAATTATGGGAATGGCAGTATTGATTGGGCTTATTCAACTAATTATGGTAATTTAACTAATGGCACTTATGATGGCTTGATGACTTTTACTTTTGCAAATGATAAAGTTAATGGCAGTGTTTTAAATCATTATTTAAGTGAGAAAAATCGTACTGATGTTAATGGCAGTCTGGTTTATTCCAATGGTTTTATGAAAGCGGCATATGGCAGCTTTCTTGAAGGTTTGTTGGTTATCTATATGGATGATTTGGTGGCAGATCTTGTTTCTTCAAGATATAATGCCTCTTGGGAAAGGGTCAGTCCTATGGTTATGAGTGTTAGAGATGACCATGGCAGGCTAGTCATGAGCGGAGAGTCTGATTTTTATTTTGGCCGTAAGCTTTTATGTGATGATGAGAATATAATCAAGAGCTTTTATTTCGCTTGTTCAAGTGTTTTCTCTTCCATTGAACATTATGTTCACCAAACTTTATTCCCAGACCGTATAGGGTATGGTGTTACAGTTGATTTGGGCCGTCTTTTAGCTGATGGTGAATGTCTTTCTATTGTTGATGAAGGTCGTTTCATTTATATCTGTCCTAATGAATCTGATGAGATTTATTATTTGTGCTTTGATAAATTGACTGGAATCTTGATGGATGCCTCCATACTTGGCAATGATGCTTATTGCTACAGTAATCAACAGACAGAATGGGCTTTTACATTAGGGGAGGAGCTGATAGATAATTGTGATTTGATTTGGGATTATTTAAATGGATTGGATGTGGATATTTGTGCTTTGAATGTTTCCACACAAGACATGTTAAAGGTTTGTTATGGATTCAATATTCTATCTGATTTGTTTACCTGTGCTTTATTGTCCGAAGTAAATATTCTAATAGAATCTATTGGTTTGGAGGAATCTTTTAATGCCATTGTTCCTTTAGTTGGAGTATTAGTTTCTTCTTTGGAGAATATTGGATCTTATGTTTTAGATGAATACCTGTCTAATCCTAAGTTTTTAAGCGGTGTTGTAGGGGGCTTATTATTTGAGGCTGGAATGATAGCTACATGTACAGGTGTAGGGGCCCCTGTAGGCTTGGCTTTAATGGGTGCTGGAACAATATGCACAGCATATAGCTCAGGATTAATAGATTATAATGACAATGATGGGATTTACTTCAACACCACTCTTGAAAATCAGGCCAATTTCGGATTTTCAATGTCCTGTAATCTTATTAGTGGAGGTATTGGGGGTTTAGCATCTTCTTCTGCTTTTAAAGCTACAGGGTCTGAAGTTATACAAATTGCAAGTAAAAATGCTGTAATAGACTCAAAAGGATTTTATACAACAACTATTTCTACTAAATATGTTGCATATGAAGGTTCAAGTAATACTGTAAGTAGATATGTGATTAATCGAATGGTAAATTCTCAAAATCCTTCTAAAAAAATCTTTATTTTAAAAGGATGTAGGAATATTTTAGATTCTTTAATGCAAGATTGTATATGGGAAGAAAGAAATAATCTTTTAATAAAGTAA
- a CDS encoding YbjQ family protein: protein MLLSSTSTLESKTILKYHGLVSGESLIGANIYKDLFSGVRDVVEGRTSTYAEELDNARNEAIATMEEKAKEYGANGIIGLKISYNNLGGTMGNTILVTVYGTAVTYED, encoded by the coding sequence ATGTTATTATCTTCTACAAGTACTTTAGAAAGCAAAACCATACTAAAATACCATGGATTGGTTAGCGGCGAATCATTAATCGGTGCCAACATCTATAAGGATCTCTTCTCTGGAGTCAGAGATGTTGTGGAAGGAAGGACTTCAACTTATGCTGAAGAACTTGACAATGCAAGAAATGAAGCAATTGCAACCATGGAAGAAAAGGCTAAGGAATATGGTGCAAATGGAATCATAGGATTGAAAATATCCTATAACAACCTTGGCGGAACCATGGGAAACACCATTTTAGTAACCGTTTATGGAACTGCCGTAACTTATGAAGACTAA
- a CDS encoding DUF2116 family Zn-ribbon domain-containing protein: MVEPHKHCPVCGSPIPMKERVCSPDCEKVLEMNQKNIRKSRIMLFAVIVVFILVWAYFMFFK, from the coding sequence ATGGTAGAACCACACAAACATTGTCCAGTATGCGGTAGTCCAATACCAATGAAAGAAAGAGTATGCTCTCCAGACTGTGAGAAAGTATTAGAAATGAATCAGAAAAACATTAGAAAAAGCAGAATCATGTTATTTGCTGTGATTGTTGTCTTTATTCTCGTATGGGCATATTTCATGTTCTTTAAATAA